A stretch of Methylogaea oryzae DNA encodes these proteins:
- a CDS encoding enoyl-CoA hydratase-related protein, with translation MMPQPSPVPLRLRREGRCLHVLLANPDKGNPLNRALIEALHAALDTVESTPDITLLALAAEGAVFCDGMDFGEALDTAGDAEAQLRAAVRRFHGLLERLTRLPAIVVAVVEGRVNAGGMGLVAACDLVYAREQADFGLSEILFGLLPATVAPFLLRRTGFQATYRMALTAQRMNAERARACGLVDELTDDPADAVRRLRLRADRLDRAAVVRTKAFFADAAGIGKECPGAENALAALLADPRIAANVAEFVQRGPRP, from the coding sequence ATGATGCCACAGCCCTCCCCCGTCCCGCTGCGCCTGCGGCGCGAAGGCCGCTGCCTGCATGTGCTGCTCGCCAACCCGGACAAGGGCAATCCCCTCAACCGCGCCTTGATCGAAGCCCTGCACGCGGCGCTGGACACGGTGGAAAGCACCCCGGACATCACCCTGCTGGCGCTGGCCGCCGAGGGCGCGGTTTTTTGCGACGGCATGGATTTCGGCGAAGCCCTGGATACCGCCGGGGACGCGGAAGCGCAGCTGCGCGCGGCGGTCCGCCGTTTCCACGGCCTGCTGGAACGCCTGACCCGGCTGCCCGCCATCGTCGTCGCCGTCGTCGAAGGACGGGTGAACGCCGGCGGTATGGGCTTAGTCGCCGCCTGCGACTTGGTGTACGCCAGGGAGCAAGCGGATTTCGGCCTGTCGGAGATCCTCTTCGGCCTGCTGCCCGCCACCGTCGCCCCGTTTTTGCTGCGGCGCACCGGCTTCCAAGCCACCTACCGCATGGCGCTGACGGCGCAAAGAATGAATGCGGAACGGGCCCGCGCCTGCGGCCTGGTCGACGAACTGACCGACGATCCGGCCGACGCCGTCCGCCGGCTGCGGCTGCGCGCCGACCGGCTGGACCGCGCGGCGGTGGTCCGCACCAAGGCGTTTTTCGCCGATGCCGCGGGTATCGGCAAGGAATGCCCCGGCGCGGAAAACGCCCTGGCGGCCCTGCTTGCCGACCCGCGCATCGCCGCCAACGTCGCCGAGTTCGTCCAGCGAGGCCCCCGGCCATGA
- a CDS encoding hydroxymethylglutaryl-CoA synthase family protein has translation MKAGIERIGFYGGQAFIDIAELAALRNLDPVRMANLLIRRKTVHFPWEDPVSFAVNAARPLLQALQPQQRQQISHLIVASESGIDFGKSLATWIHGLLDLPRRIRLFEIKQACYGGTAALQTALGLLARDGRPDGRALVICTDIARPIPHSYAEPTQGGAAVALLVGPEADILEIEPGASGTHGYHVMDAFRPDADQETGDADLSVLTYIDCLQHAFAAYREALGTVDFRDHFDYLAFHTPFGGMVKGAHRTLMRRLYQAGGADIEADFHRRLAPSLVYCREVGNIYSGTVFLALAGVLASADLDRRRRIGLFSYGSGCSSEFYSGWAGPQAEAALSQSGLAEHLAARRRLDMAEYERVLAANRHSRFGSKDAKIDTDDLADLYQAAFAERGVCVLGGIRNYDREYRDA, from the coding sequence ATGAAGGCGGGCATAGAACGGATAGGCTTCTATGGCGGCCAGGCCTTTATCGACATCGCCGAGCTGGCGGCCTTGCGCAATCTCGACCCGGTGCGCATGGCGAACCTGCTGATTCGCCGCAAAACCGTGCATTTCCCCTGGGAAGACCCCGTATCCTTCGCCGTCAACGCGGCCCGGCCGCTGCTGCAAGCGCTGCAACCGCAGCAACGGCAGCAGATCAGCCACCTCATCGTCGCCAGCGAATCCGGCATCGACTTCGGCAAATCCCTGGCCACCTGGATCCACGGCCTGCTGGACTTGCCGCGGCGCATTCGACTGTTCGAGATCAAGCAGGCCTGTTACGGCGGCACGGCGGCCTTGCAAACGGCGCTGGGCTTGCTGGCCAGGGACGGCCGTCCCGACGGGCGCGCCCTGGTGATCTGCACCGATATCGCCCGCCCCATCCCCCACTCCTACGCCGAACCAACCCAGGGCGGCGCCGCCGTCGCCCTGCTGGTGGGGCCGGAGGCGGACATTCTGGAAATCGAACCGGGCGCCAGCGGCACGCACGGCTATCACGTGATGGACGCCTTCCGCCCCGACGCGGACCAGGAAACCGGGGACGCGGACCTGTCGGTGCTGACCTATATCGACTGCTTGCAGCATGCTTTCGCCGCCTACCGGGAAGCGCTGGGGACGGTGGATTTCCGCGATCACTTCGACTACCTGGCTTTCCACACGCCGTTCGGCGGCATGGTGAAAGGGGCGCACCGCACCCTGATGCGGCGTTTGTACCAAGCCGGCGGGGCGGATATCGAGGCGGATTTCCACCGCCGGCTGGCGCCTTCCCTGGTCTATTGCCGGGAAGTCGGAAATATCTATTCCGGCACCGTGTTCCTGGCCCTGGCCGGCGTCCTGGCCTCCGCCGACCTGGATCGGCGGCGCCGCATCGGACTGTTTTCCTACGGCTCCGGCTGCTCCTCCGAGTTTTACAGCGGCTGGGCCGGCCCCCAAGCGGAAGCGGCCCTCAGCCAATCCGGCCTGGCCGAACACCTGGCGGCGCGGCGCCGATTGGACATGGCCGAATACGAGCGGGTACTCGCCGCCAACCGCCATTCGCGCTTCGGCAGCAAAGACGCAAAGATCGACACGGACGACTTGGCGGATTTATACCAGGCTGCATTCGCCGAACGCGGCGTTTGCGTCCTCGGCGGCATCCGCAACTACGACAGGGAATACCGCGACGCATGA
- a CDS encoding cytochrome P450: MDSTANYSVPPPGPRRLIPHLLGYFRQPLRCYQSLAARHGQPFSVPFPLGGRMAVTGCPLHIGRIFKGGTGLYRSVDASAGMFYGDNSMLSLDGEAHAAMRRALMVPVLRNPAIAARLMREAAVREVSGQKAGAPFDMLDTARSITLDVILQTVFGVLDDAERKEFVQAIQALQGSIGFFAVFVKGLRRDWGPWSPWGRFLRARGRCYALIEGRMAAVRAGGEGRGDSVLEHWLSLRDEAGQPLLSDGQIRDNLLTMLFAGHDSTAVALAWALYWTHREPGVLIALLDELEGYAQRGDIGSLDDTPYLDAVCREALRVHPVAPGVARRLEAPLQLGEYLVPAGDVVMACIDLVSHDPAIYADPQRFMPERFLERGYGHSEFIPFGGGERRCPGAALAFMEMRVVLATLVCRFRFRLLERRALDAVWSHGIRRPESGVRMVLEGRRI; the protein is encoded by the coding sequence ATGGATTCAACGGCGAATTACTCCGTCCCACCGCCGGGGCCTAGGCGGTTGATTCCCCATTTGTTGGGCTATTTCCGCCAGCCGCTGCGCTGTTACCAATCGCTGGCGGCTCGCCACGGCCAGCCTTTTTCGGTGCCGTTTCCCTTGGGGGGGCGGATGGCCGTGACCGGTTGCCCGCTGCACATCGGGCGGATTTTCAAAGGCGGCACGGGTTTGTACCGGTCGGTGGATGCGAGCGCCGGCATGTTTTACGGCGACAACTCCATGCTGTCCTTGGACGGCGAGGCCCACGCCGCCATGCGGCGGGCGCTCATGGTGCCGGTGCTGCGCAATCCCGCCATCGCCGCCCGACTGATGCGTGAGGCGGCCGTGCGCGAGGTTTCCGGCCAAAAGGCCGGCGCGCCGTTCGATATGTTGGACACGGCCAGGAGCATCACCCTGGACGTGATCCTGCAAACGGTGTTCGGCGTGTTGGATGACGCCGAGCGCAAGGAATTCGTCCAGGCGATTCAAGCCTTGCAAGGCAGCATCGGATTTTTCGCGGTGTTCGTCAAAGGCCTGCGGCGAGACTGGGGGCCGTGGAGCCCCTGGGGCCGTTTTCTCCGCGCCAGAGGCCGCTGCTATGCGCTGATCGAAGGGCGCATGGCGGCGGTGCGGGCCGGCGGGGAAGGAAGGGGGGATAGCGTGTTGGAGCACTGGCTGTCTTTGCGCGACGAGGCCGGACAGCCCTTGCTGAGCGACGGGCAAATACGCGACAACCTGTTGACCATGCTGTTCGCCGGCCACGACAGTACCGCCGTGGCGCTGGCCTGGGCGCTGTATTGGACGCACCGCGAGCCGGGAGTCTTGATCGCTTTGCTGGATGAGCTGGAAGGCTACGCGCAACGGGGCGATATCGGCTCGCTCGACGACACGCCTTATCTGGATGCCGTCTGCCGGGAGGCCTTGCGCGTCCATCCCGTCGCGCCCGGCGTGGCCCGGCGCTTGGAAGCGCCGTTGCAACTGGGCGAGTATCTGGTGCCGGCCGGCGACGTGGTGATGGCCTGCATCGATTTGGTGTCTCACGATCCGGCGATTTATGCCGATCCACAACGCTTTATGCCGGAGCGCTTCCTGGAGCGCGGCTATGGGCACAGTGAATTCATCCCGTTCGGTGGCGGCGAGCGCCGCTGCCCCGGCGCCGCGCTGGCTTTCATGGAAATGCGCGTGGTGCTGGCGACCCTGGTGTGTCGCTTCCGTTTCCGCCTGCTGGAGCGGCGCGCCCTCGATGCCGTGTGGTCGCACGGCATCCGCCGGCCGGAAAGCGGCGTGCGCATGGTGCTCGAGGGGCGGCGGATCTAG
- a CDS encoding beta-ketoacyl synthase N-terminal-like domain-containing protein gives MNRPSVYITGMGFAGAAGNGAAQLAARLRAGQSAIRRLPPEARPIPQLQLGALLDDGWNWRDGDGIRDRILPPQAEKMLRGADVSLCADASAVLEAKGAARIAPERLGLVVGGSNLAHPLLAEEISRFQRNPAYVNPRSGFQVLDSHVAATLAALADAQGPVLNVAAAAASGAVAAVAALDLIRSGRCDACLAVGAMQRLSPADWQALAALGALNTSSEAALPFSGQGGGFTPGEGAACVLLERSDHAERRGANGLAELAGGAFVSAADPLPHPCRNQEARVMSLALADAGIDASQLDVIAAHATGTAQGDAAEAGAIADLLEGSGRRVWVCAPKTVTGHCLSAAGLIGLAAGVFMLQDGCVHPLPIQASPYSPTLRFAAGGAIDIPLRCAITTAFGFGGFNAALAIRHLPTQVGNKEETTR, from the coding sequence ATGAACCGCCCGTCTGTATATATAACCGGCATGGGTTTCGCCGGCGCCGCGGGAAACGGCGCGGCGCAGCTGGCCGCGCGGCTGCGCGCGGGCCAAAGCGCCATTCGCCGCCTGCCGCCGGAAGCCCGCCCCATCCCCCAACTGCAACTGGGCGCGTTGCTGGACGACGGCTGGAATTGGCGCGATGGCGACGGCATCCGCGACCGGATTTTGCCGCCCCAAGCGGAAAAGATGCTGCGCGGCGCGGATGTGTCGCTGTGCGCCGACGCCAGCGCGGTGCTGGAAGCCAAAGGCGCCGCGCGCATAGCGCCGGAGCGCCTGGGACTGGTGGTGGGCGGCAGCAACCTGGCGCACCCGTTGCTGGCCGAGGAAATTTCCCGCTTCCAGCGCAACCCCGCTTACGTCAACCCCCGCTCGGGTTTCCAGGTGTTGGACAGCCACGTGGCCGCCACGCTGGCGGCGCTAGCGGACGCGCAAGGCCCGGTGCTGAACGTGGCGGCGGCGGCGGCCAGCGGTGCCGTGGCGGCGGTGGCCGCGCTGGACCTGATCCGCAGCGGACGCTGCGATGCCTGCCTGGCGGTGGGGGCCATGCAACGCCTAAGCCCCGCCGACTGGCAGGCGCTGGCCGCCCTTGGCGCATTGAACACCTCCAGCGAAGCCGCCCTGCCTTTTTCCGGCCAGGGCGGCGGATTCACCCCCGGCGAAGGCGCTGCCTGCGTATTGTTGGAACGCAGCGACCACGCCGAACGGCGCGGCGCCAACGGCCTTGCCGAACTGGCCGGCGGCGCCTTCGTCTCCGCCGCCGACCCCCTGCCCCATCCCTGCCGCAACCAGGAAGCCAGGGTCATGTCGCTGGCCCTGGCCGACGCCGGCATCGACGCAAGCCAGCTGGACGTGATCGCCGCCCACGCCACCGGCACGGCGCAAGGCGATGCCGCCGAAGCGGGCGCCATCGCCGATTTGCTGGAAGGCAGCGGCCGGCGGGTGTGGGTCTGCGCGCCGAAAACCGTTACCGGGCATTGCCTGAGCGCCGCCGGCCTGATCGGCTTGGCCGCCGGCGTATTCATGCTGCAAGACGGCTGCGTGCACCCTTTGCCGATCCAAGCCTCGCCCTACTCGCCGACGCTGCGATTCGCGGCCGGCGGCGCAATTGACATACCCCTTCGTTGTGCTATAACCACCGCCTTCGGTTTTGGTGGTTTCAACGCCGCACTGGCGATTCGCCACCTCCCCACCCAGGTTGGCAACAAGGAAGAAACGACACGATGA
- a CDS encoding condensation domain-containing protein → MEIDPAMAEPIIPDIFPTEPQDELVQAFCEIAAGGYLRLLFDYPQQLDAERLSLAMRRMLDAEPILGCRFEVENGKSRWRRRDDLDAIAHCRVISSVDPEADTHALLVERFDPQTSPNVNAVVIRRQNGTEDRLLLRISHVAADGTAALDFAMALTDMYNQLGKNPDYRLPPNEASRDSFLWLRNFRARDRWRLLWEDLKDLPKALGPKRGLASDAATYLSDAENLRPDYLTLRLDERRVAKIDRYAYDKGVTLNDICLAAFLRAFDEYCPEPLGAPLEVVMPTNLRRYAPLQRRPAIRNQAGSTHIRIGKDVGATFEDTLAKVCRETLRHKQRLLGTEGQMLTRWLAGVAYPRKKNLLQRQILRGLKNPAPPVLTQIGHTRGNRFACDGIAPTDLVVFGESSPSPIFLVTLVRLNDRIGIAACFDQRLGVQRVGSFLKRLDQNLPGYSAARHSPLEPEERQ, encoded by the coding sequence ATGGAAATTGATCCCGCCATGGCCGAACCGATCATCCCCGACATTTTCCCCACCGAACCCCAAGACGAACTGGTGCAGGCGTTTTGCGAAATAGCGGCGGGAGGGTATCTCCGCCTCCTGTTCGATTATCCACAGCAACTGGATGCCGAGCGCCTAAGCCTTGCCATGCGCCGGATGCTGGACGCCGAGCCGATCCTGGGCTGCCGCTTCGAGGTGGAGAACGGCAAATCCCGCTGGCGCCGCCGCGACGATCTGGACGCCATCGCCCACTGCCGCGTCATCTCCAGCGTCGATCCGGAAGCCGACACCCACGCCCTGCTGGTGGAGCGCTTCGATCCACAAACGTCGCCCAATGTGAACGCCGTCGTGATCCGCCGGCAGAACGGTACGGAGGACCGGCTGCTGCTGCGCATCTCCCACGTGGCCGCCGACGGCACCGCCGCCCTGGACTTCGCCATGGCCTTGACGGATATGTACAACCAATTGGGGAAAAATCCCGATTACCGGCTGCCGCCCAACGAGGCCAGCCGCGACAGCTTCCTGTGGCTGAGGAATTTCCGCGCCCGCGACCGCTGGCGGCTGCTGTGGGAGGATTTAAAGGATCTGCCCAAGGCCCTCGGCCCCAAGCGAGGACTGGCTTCCGACGCCGCCACGTATCTATCCGACGCGGAAAACCTGCGGCCGGATTACCTAACGTTGCGCCTGGACGAGCGCCGCGTGGCCAAGATCGACCGCTACGCCTACGACAAAGGCGTGACGCTGAACGATATTTGCCTGGCGGCGTTTCTCCGCGCCTTCGACGAATACTGCCCGGAGCCGTTGGGCGCACCGCTGGAAGTGGTGATGCCCACCAATCTGCGACGCTACGCGCCTTTGCAACGCCGTCCCGCCATCCGCAACCAGGCCGGCTCCACCCACATCCGCATCGGCAAGGACGTCGGCGCGACTTTCGAGGACACGCTGGCCAAGGTTTGCCGGGAAACGCTGCGGCACAAACAGCGCCTGCTGGGAACCGAAGGACAGATGCTGACCCGCTGGCTGGCCGGTGTCGCCTACCCCCGTAAAAAAAACCTGCTGCAACGGCAAATATTGCGCGGCCTGAAAAACCCCGCGCCGCCGGTGCTGACCCAAATCGGCCACACGCGGGGAAACCGCTTCGCCTGCGACGGCATCGCACCGACGGACCTGGTGGTGTTCGGCGAATCGTCACCCTCGCCGATTTTCCTGGTCACCTTGGTGCGCTTGAACGACCGCATCGGCATCGCCGCCTGTTTCGACCAGCGGCTTGGAGTTCAGCGCGTGGGCTCATTCCTGAAACGCCTGGATCAAAACCTGCCGGGATATTCCGCGGCACGACACTCCCCCCTGGAACCTGAGGAACGCCAATGA
- a CDS encoding polyketide synthase: MNGAVKLTQPLPGVACLQMEDRAGGNTFTQALVCGLVDGLRQAQQDPATRVIVLHGYDSLFCAGGTLEELVDIADGRRSFDEGAFYRLLLDCPLPVIAAMQGHAMGGGLVFGLYADLLVLSRESLYGANFMKYGFTPGMGATDLLPRKLGPLLAAEMLFSARSYHGQALADRGLACPVLPRAEVVPHALGLARDLADKPRVALMRLKEALNAPLLASLPGAVERERAMHEETFAQEGVRQRIQQRYGN, encoded by the coding sequence ATGAACGGCGCCGTCAAGTTGACCCAGCCCCTGCCGGGGGTGGCCTGCCTGCAAATGGAAGACCGCGCCGGCGGCAACACCTTCACCCAGGCCTTGGTGTGCGGCTTGGTCGACGGACTGCGGCAGGCGCAACAAGACCCCGCCACCCGCGTCATCGTCCTGCACGGCTACGACAGCCTGTTTTGCGCCGGCGGCACGCTGGAAGAACTGGTGGACATCGCCGACGGCCGCCGCAGCTTCGACGAAGGCGCCTTTTACCGCCTGCTGCTGGACTGCCCGTTGCCGGTCATCGCCGCCATGCAAGGCCACGCCATGGGCGGCGGCTTGGTGTTCGGCTTGTACGCCGACCTGCTGGTACTGTCGCGGGAATCGCTGTACGGCGCCAATTTCATGAAGTACGGATTCACGCCGGGCATGGGCGCCACCGACCTGCTGCCGCGCAAGCTGGGGCCGCTGCTGGCGGCGGAAATGCTGTTCAGCGCCCGCAGCTATCACGGCCAGGCGCTCGCCGATCGCGGCCTGGCCTGCCCGGTCCTGCCGCGCGCCGAGGTCGTGCCCCACGCGCTGGGCCTGGCGCGCGACCTGGCCGACAAACCCCGCGTTGCGCTGATGCGGCTCAAGGAAGCGCTCAATGCGCCCTTGCTCGCCAGCCTGCCCGGCGCGGTCGAACGCGAACGGGCCATGCACGAGGAAACCTTCGCCCAGGAAGGCGTGCGCCAACGCATTCAACAACGTTATGGAAATTGA
- a CDS encoding acyl carrier protein has translation MTKQEFMRQLEELVNAPPGLSEDTLLEGMRGWDSLKNMEFRMLVEDELGRALDGLKVDQARTVGDLVALVADMFEG, from the coding sequence ATGACCAAACAAGAATTCATGCGCCAGCTGGAAGAACTGGTGAACGCCCCTCCGGGCTTAAGCGAGGACACCCTCCTCGAAGGGATGCGCGGCTGGGACTCCCTGAAAAACATGGAATTCCGCATGCTGGTGGAGGACGAACTGGGGCGCGCCCTCGATGGACTGAAAGTCGACCAGGCGCGCACCGTCGGCGACTTGGTGGCGCTGGTTGCCGACATGTTCGAAGGCTAG
- a CDS encoding cytochrome P450, whose protein sequence is MSIIQTPPATPLGPRFDPLFVPRYLRDPVKCYQGLAEKYGDPFAVSFQGKRFVVTGDPEGVKEIFTAKPRTFGKMDMGSELMLGEDSLLVSGGEVHERARRILNPAFGASRMLAYGPLVEETVLDVFSRVPLGRATTALAWTQLISMEVILKTVMGIMREREIADFVECFQRFHGSAGFWITFFPFLRRDLGAWSPWRRFSLARQALYGKMREQIAARRRPEDFAGQHCVLAQLAQRKEQDPEKSFTDEQICDHLFTILMAGHESTASGLAWGIYWMYRHPEIRQKLLAELDEKASPGDLDALSGLPYLDAFCKETLRIHPMIPDVARRLAVPFTLRGRRVEAGDILVASINLAHHRPDLYPEPDRFRPERFLERSFNQYEYFPFGGGERYCLGRGLGLLELKIGLATIIRRYELEVDISRPVRPTWNDAVRSPKGGVKMKVVGLRNP, encoded by the coding sequence TTGTCGATAATCCAAACGCCGCCGGCAACGCCCCTGGGGCCCCGTTTTGATCCGCTATTTGTGCCGCGCTATTTGCGCGACCCGGTCAAGTGTTACCAGGGGCTCGCGGAAAAATACGGCGATCCTTTTGCCGTTTCGTTTCAAGGCAAGCGGTTCGTGGTAACCGGCGACCCCGAAGGGGTGAAGGAGATCTTCACCGCCAAGCCGCGGACGTTCGGCAAAATGGACATGGGCAGCGAGTTGATGCTGGGGGAGGATTCCCTGCTGGTCAGCGGCGGGGAGGTCCATGAACGCGCCAGGCGGATTCTCAATCCGGCTTTCGGCGCCAGCCGTATGCTGGCCTACGGGCCGCTGGTCGAGGAAACGGTATTGGACGTTTTCAGCCGTGTTCCCTTGGGGCGGGCCACGACGGCGTTGGCTTGGACACAGTTGATTTCCATGGAAGTGATTTTAAAAACCGTGATGGGCATTATGCGGGAGCGGGAAATCGCCGATTTCGTCGAGTGCTTCCAGCGGTTCCACGGCAGCGCCGGTTTTTGGATCACCTTTTTCCCGTTTCTGCGCCGCGATCTGGGCGCTTGGAGTCCGTGGCGGCGGTTTTCCCTGGCGCGCCAGGCGCTCTACGGCAAAATGCGGGAGCAAATCGCCGCCCGCCGCAGGCCCGAGGATTTCGCCGGCCAGCATTGCGTGCTGGCGCAATTGGCGCAAAGGAAGGAGCAGGACCCGGAAAAATCCTTCACCGACGAGCAGATTTGCGACCATTTGTTCACCATTTTGATGGCGGGCCACGAATCCACCGCCAGCGGTTTGGCCTGGGGCATTTACTGGATGTATCGGCATCCGGAAATCCGGCAAAAACTGCTGGCCGAATTGGACGAAAAAGCGTCGCCCGGCGATCTCGACGCTTTGTCCGGGCTGCCTTATCTGGATGCCTTCTGCAAGGAAACGCTGCGTATCCATCCGATGATCCCGGACGTGGCCCGCCGCCTGGCGGTGCCGTTTACGCTGCGGGGCCGGCGGGTGGAGGCGGGGGATATCCTGGTGGCGTCCATCAATCTGGCCCACCATCGGCCCGACCTTTACCCGGAGCCGGACCGCTTCCGGCCCGAGCGCTTTCTGGAACGCAGCTTCAACCAGTACGAGTATTTTCCCTTCGGCGGCGGCGAACGTTATTGCCTGGGGCGCGGCTTGGGGCTGTTGGAACTGAAGATCGGCTTGGCGACCATTATCCGGCGTTACGAACTGGAGGTGGACATCAGCCGCCCGGTACGGCCCACCTGGAACGATGCGGTGCGGTCGCCCAAGGGCGGCGTGAAAATGAAGGTCGTCGGCCTGAGAAACCCCTGA